Proteins encoded in a region of the Coffea eugenioides isolate CCC68of chromosome 4, Ceug_1.0, whole genome shotgun sequence genome:
- the LOC113768806 gene encoding GDSL esterase/lipase At5g22810-like has protein sequence MAASVFLLTCFLLVLGLNVVNGQPLVPALYLFGDSIVDVGNNNYLETLIKANFPPYGRDFINHEATGRFCNGKLATDFTGENLGFTDYPKPYLSNKAKTTKNMLLGANFASAGSGYYEATAKIYNTLSLSKQLALYKDYQNRLVVILGKVNASATINGSIHFLSDGSSDFVQNYYINPLLYKKYTPDQFSDILIQSYVNFVQALYKLGARKIGVTTLPPIGCLPASITLFSEDTNKCVEKMNAAAVSFNNKLNMTSQSLKQKLPNLNLLVLDIYQPLLDLVTKPVDNGFFEARKACCGSGLIETSFLCNAKSPGTCANASEYVFWDGFHPTEAANKVLSSDLLVSGLNLI, from the exons ATGGCCGCTTCAGTTTTTCTATTGACATGCTTCCTACTAGTTTTGGGCCTCAATGTTGTCAATGGACAGCCTCTAGTTCCTGCACTATACTTGTTTGGGGATTCTATTGTTGATGTGGGAAACAATAACTATTTAGAGACTCTAATCAAAGCCAACTTCCCCCCTTATGGAAGAGACTTCATTAACCATGAAGCAACTGGGAGGTTCTGCAATGGGAAGCTTGCCACAGATTTTACTG GTGAGAATCTAGGCTTCACTGATTATCCAAAGCCTTATCTGAGCAATAAGGCGAAAACAACGAAAAACATGTTGCTTGGGGCCAACTTTGCTTCAGCAGGTTCTGGTTATTATGAAGCTACAGCAAAAATATAT AATACCCTTTCACTAAGCAAGCAGCTGGCACTTTACAAGGACTACCAGAATAGGCTAGTTGTGATTCTGGGGAAAGTCAATGCTTCAGCCACCATAAATGGTTCAATCCACTTTCTGAGTGATGGAAGCAGTGACTTTGTTCAGAACTACTACATCAATCCTCTGCTCTACAAGAAATACACACCTGATCAGTTCTCAGACATCCTCATCCAATCCTATGTAAATTTTGTACAG GCACTGTACAAGTTGGGAGCAAGAAAGATTGGAGTCACAACATTGCCACCAATTGGATGTCTTCCAGCATCCATAACTCTGTTTAGCGAGGATACCAACAAATGCGTTGAGAAGATGAATGCAGCAGCTGTTTCATTCAACAATAAGCTTAACATGACATCGCAAAGCTTAAAACAAAAGCTCCCCAATCTCAATCTTCTTGTCTTGGATATCTATCAGCCACTTTTAGACCTTGTCACCAAACCTGTAGATAATG GATTTTTTGAAGCAAGAAAGGCATGTTGTGGTTCGGGGCTGATAGAGACATCTTTTCTGTGCAATGCCAAGTCTCCAGGAACATGTGCAAATGCATCAGAGTATGTGTTTTGGGATGGATTCCACCCAACAGAAGCTGCAAACAAAGTTTTATCTAGTGACTTGCTAGTCAGCGGCCTCAACCTTATCTAA